In bacterium, the DNA window CCCTAACCCTTTAACAAAAGGGTTTGCTTGAAATTCAATTGATTTTTGGTATATAAAGAGAACAGACATTTAGACAACAGGCTGTCATTTTACTTCTTAAGAAGCCCCTCTACAATTTTTGCAAGAATATCAACCTCAATGTTTGCTTTATATCCTATATTCATCTCATTAAGGGTTGTTTCCTTTAAGGTATGAGGGATAATGCTTACAGAGAATCTATCTTTCGCAGTATCAACAATTGTTAACGATACACCATCAATGGCAATAGAACCTTTTTTTACAAGATATTTTAATAAAGTCTTGGAAATAGAAAAAAAATAAAGAGAACCCCTTTTTTCGCAAAACCTTGCTAAACCATCTATATGACCAGATACAATATGGCCACCCAATCTATCAGAAAGCCTTAATGGCCTTTCAAGATTTACCTTGCTCCCCTTTTTAAGAAAACCAAAGTTTGTTGTCTTCAATGTCTCTTTTGAGAGATTGCAAATAAAACCATCGTTACGAAGAGAAGATATGGTTAAGCAACATCCTGAAACCGCA includes these proteins:
- a CDS encoding riboflavin synthase is translated as MFTGIVEEKGIIKSIGKEIYVSCKRVLEDLKIGDSIAVSGCCLTISSLRNDGFICNLSKETLKTTNFGFLKKGSKVNLERPLRLSDRLGGHIVSGHIDGLARFCEKRGSLYFFSISKTLLKYLVKKGSIAIDGVSLTIVDTAKDRFSVSIIPHTLKETTLNEMNIGYKANIEVDILAKIVEGLLKK